In one window of Clavelina lepadiformis chromosome 4, kaClaLepa1.1, whole genome shotgun sequence DNA:
- the LOC143453392 gene encoding 5-oxoprolinase-like: MDGNLADLRALVAANQKGIHLVQELISCYGLEVVQAYMAHIQHHAEVAVRNLLRDVSMTTDGVLRASDQMDDGSVINLRVEIDLKEGSATFDFEGTSPMVINKLNAPKAISKSSIIYCLKCMVGYDIPLNQGCLAPIHLLIPK; this comes from the exons ATGGATGGCAACCTTGCCGACTTAAGAGCGCTAGTTGCCGCTAACCAGAAG GGGATCCACCTGGTCCAGGAGCTTATATCGTGTTACGGGTTGGAAGTGGTCCAAGCTTACATGGCACACATCCAACACCACGCCGAGGTCGCGGTTAGAAATCTGCTGCGCGACGTCTCCATGACAACGGACGGCGTACTTCGCGCTTCGGACCAGATGGACGACGGATCAGTGATCAACCTCCGGGTGGAGATCGACTTGAAGGAGGGAAGCGCGACGTTCGATTTCGAGGGGACATCCCCTATGGTGATAAACAAGTTGAACGCGCCGAAAGCGATCAGCAAGTCTTCCATCATCTACTGCCTCAAGTGCATGGTGGGCTACGACATCCCGCTTAACCAGGGCTGCCTCGCCCCTATCCACCTCCTAATACCCAAGTGA
- the LOC143453385 gene encoding uncharacterized protein LOC143453385, with translation MELFNMASLRFPTEMSLYGLKLSSSEAAIFCDVLRKQRKELKGLGLNECFSPGDVERLISAISEMPGKVKELNIMGNIIKDIPGPEFFAKIEGYLGMIGNKNCRNKIGMSGCFGVGRFSANSSEIQEIQLALDQLHDSRLRVGVGLDDEGNYVILTPRKHS, from the exons ATGGAACTCTTCAATATGGCGTCACTGCGCTTTCCAACAGAGATGAGTCTTTATGGattgaaattgtcatcatcggaagccgcgatcttttgtgacgttttaagaAAACAACGAAAGGAGTTAAAGGGGCTTGGTCTGAACGAATGCTTCTCCCCTGGTGATGTGGAAAGATTAATTTCGGCGATCTCTGAGATGCCTGGAAAG GTAAAAGAGTTGAACATCATGGGCAACATAATCAAAGACATTCCAGGACCAGAATTTTTCGCTAAAATTGAAGGATATCTCGGCATGAttggaaacaaaaattgtagAAACAAAATCGGCATGTCTGGTTGCTTCGGAGTTGGAAGATTCTCCGCAAATTCGAGCGAGATTCAAGAAATTCAACTCGCCCTTGACCAGCTTCATGACTCG cggTTGCGAGTTGGTGTTGGTCTTGATGACGAAGGTAATTACGTCATACTCACTCCGCGCAAGCACTcctga
- the LOC143453393 gene encoding 5-oxoprolinase-like, whose amino-acid sequence MTSFVHMVVPACTNSTPKATHEFKTVAHPGITSSDIKYNISHSSMLRFNESRTILSGPAGGVMWYAMTSFEDKPIIGYNMEVEHFHHNLTSEQSQEVRRVWSVQFFRLEMFVVCLSLPRMCWGPPRPHMYRKGIP is encoded by the exons atgacgtcatttgtgCATATGGTTGTGCCTGCCTGTACAAACTCAACACCCAAAGCAACCCATGAGTTCAAAACTGTTGCCCATCCTGGGATTACATCttctgatataaaatataacatctCACACTCCTCTATGCTCAGGTTCAATGAAAGTAGAACAATATTATCCGGCCCAGCAGGTGGCGTTATGTGGTacgctatgacgtcatttgaagacaaacctatcattgggtACAACATGGAAG ttgaacattttcatcacaacTTGACGTCAGAACAGTCACAGGAGGTGAGGAGAGTCTGGTCTGTGCAATTTTTTCGTTTGGAGATGTTTGTGGTCTGCCTGAGTCTTCCCCGAATGTGCTGGGGCCCACCCAGGCCTCACATGTACAGAAAGGGGATTCCCTAA
- the LOC143451782 gene encoding uncharacterized protein LOC143451782 codes for MSKPEEQRLTEDKPQLVQPGNNEESSSGESDEQPGTSRAVAMQAGMSHGPADAENQVLQAMENAEASQNVLSRIDPGLIELTSKVAESRVGPVMINYAPKIYHHDERQYQHHDQRQYQDNREYKQKDTGDLKNIKPTQVKEKQVNPLEPNNPQATNSPCGPGTSQHQDDNKANQHIMISYNWNDSKDLAYKISDELSAAGYKVWIDKDEMRGDIYDRMYEAVDNAYLVLMFLSENYKLSKNCKREGKLAADKGKRIIPIITQHNYKMEGWTALLVSGKLYYDFSKESFEDNFDKLIKEIDHPNEQQQFTKCLEANKADHRKLGKREEAIGKVLQQQNKRREDDIRLQAGIDVSVADIPIVHPKYTKVSFFQGRAVPKHETYAPSTGEPDTLKRDEDIEFEELLKSNERFTAFIGFPGSGKTTLSKRLAKTEEYKCLYYKFMEMPVGEKVSFRKLIMDNIYPDLDETTREDAWEWIKENQKSCLLLFDGLDQAEWSLKDKVPKVNYDTPQSVPDLIANLCNKHFLPDIKLIFTSRPHSAITLPAPLRPDSTILLGDLPLDSMNKLFYFYAGASADKLWNDFSRNAKIVLALCFNPLLLQLVIAAGLAPTTKIGKIITTTRVFATVLENLRCSDNAKHEDITLLVKQLSEVAYNTTMRSSVVMTRDDLRAVGLEPDQIQDIVVGIYAHFAAVSRVFDGHVKYYFAHQLYQEFFTAKFIVNELPMDTFKNLVSNELFSDEKWSVIRRFVCGLLIDMMKDSSISNFAATGHDQPELSCFSSLPFNRQDEQVEEQISLTQKPAEEKISSPEHHSSALLSTRSTEQQAEEVESSDSSISKIATSGHEQRDRSCLLSRCFCCLNRQDDQVEEQISLTQKPAEEKISSPEHQSSALLSPRYTEQQEYMKASSSSGLYRYVLVTVLCKCFCRVIWYSFQKYQRSTVPETLYYIEQCLIV; via the exons ATGTCGAAGCCAGAAGAGCAAAGATTGACCGAAGATAAACCTCAACTTGTACAACCTGGTAACAATGAAGAGAGCTCATCAGGTGAAAGTGATGAACAACCTGGAACATCACGTGCTGTTGCAATGCAAGCGGGGATGTCTCATG GGCCTGCAGATGCAGAAAATCAAGTCTTGCAAGCAATGGAAAATGCTGAAGCTTCTCAGAATGTTTTAAGTAGAATTGATCCAGGGTTGATTGAGCTTACAAGCAAAGTGGCTGAAAGCAGAGTTG GGCCAGTCATGATTAATTATGCTCCTAAAATTTATCACCACGACGAAAGACAATACCAACATCACGATCAAAGACAATACCAAGACAACAGAGAATATAAGCAAAAAGACACCGGGgacttgaaaaatataaaaccaacCCAAGTTAAAGAGAAACAAGTAAATCCTTTAG AACCTAATAATCCACAAGCAACAAATTCACCTTGTGGACCTGGGACCAGTCAACACCAGGATGACAACAAAGCTAACCAGCATATAATGATCAGTTATAACTGGAATGATTCAAAGGATCTCGCATATAAG ATATCCGATGAACTCTCTGCCGCTGGTTACAAAGTGTGGATTGATAAAGACGAGATGAGAGGTGACATTTATGACAGAATGTATGAAGCCGTTGACAACGCTTACTTGGTCCTCATGTTTCTGTCTGAAAATTATAAACTCAGTAAAAACTGCAAAAGGGAAGGCAAACTTGCCGCTGACAAGGGAAAACGTATAATACCCATTATCACCCAACACAATTATAAAATGGAAGGCTGGACAG ctcTTTTGGTGTCGGGAAAACTCTACTACGATTTTAGCAAAGAATCATTTGAGGATAACTTTGATAAACTTATCAAGGAAATAG ATCATCCCAATGAACAACAGCAATTCACGAAATGTTTGGAGGCAAATAAAGCAG ACCACCGAAAACTCGGAAAGCGAGAGGAAGCTATTGGAAAAGTTTTGCAGCAGCAAAATAAACGCCGTGAAGATGACATCCGTCTCCAAGCTGGAATCGACGTCTCAGTAGCAGATATTCCAATTGTCCATCCAAAGTACACCAAGGTATCTTTTTTCCAAGGACGGGCAGTCCCTAAACATGAAACTTATGCCCCGTCAACTGGTGAACCTGATACACTTAAGCGGGATGAGGACATTGAATTTGAAGAACTGCTGAAGTCCAACGAACGTTTTACCGCCTTCATAGGTTTCCCCGGATCCGGAAAGACGACTTTGTCCAAAAGATTAGCCAAAACAGAAGAATACAAATgtctttattataaatttatggAGATGCCAGTTGGCGAAAAGGTCAGTTTTCGGAAGCTAATTATGGATAACATTTATCCAGATTTAGACGAAACCACTCGAGAGGATGCATGGGAGTGGATCAAAGAAAATCAGAAAAGTTGTCTTCTACTCTTTGATGGTCTGGATCAGGCGGAGTGGTCACTTAAAGACAAAGTACCCAAAGTGAACTATGATACTCCCCAAAGTGTACCAGACCTCATTGCCAActtatgcaataaacatttccttCCAGACATTAAGCTAATCTTTACCTCCAGACCTCACAGTGCCATCACGCTTCCTGCTCCACTACGTCCAGACTCTACAATCTTACTTGGTGATCTGCCCCTTGACTCTATGaataaactgttttatttttacgctGGTGCTTCTGCCGACAAGCTTTGGAATGATTTTTCCCGAAATGCTAAAATTGTGCTTGCACTTTGTTTTAACCCGTTGTTGCTTCAGTTAGTTATAGCAGCAGGTTTGGCTCCTAcaacaaaaattggaaaaatcatCACCACAACGCGGGTATTTGCCACAGTTTTGGAGAACCTCCGATGCAGTGACAATGCAAAACACGAAGACATCACTTTACTAGTAAAGCAG CTCAGTGAAGTGGCTTACAATACCACCATGAGGTCTTCGGTTGTCATGACACGTGACGACCTCAGAGCAGTTGGTCTTGAACCAGACCAGATACAAGATATCGTCGTCGGCATTTACGCTCATTTTGCGGCAGTCAGCCGCGTGTTTGATGGCCACGTGAAGTATTACTTCGCCCACCAGCTGTATCAGGAGTTTTTCACCGCAAAGTTCATCGTTAATGAACTGCCCATGGATACGTTTAAAAACCTTGTTTCAAACGAGCTATTTTCCGATGAGAAGTGGTCCGTTATTAGGAGATTTGTTTGCGGTCTGCTCATAGATATGATGAAAG ATTCCAGCATCAGCAATTTTGCTGCAACTGGGCACGATCAACCAGAACTCTCGTGTTTTTCCTCACTTCCTTTCAACAG ACAAGATGAGCAGGTAGAGGAGCAGATTTCACTTACACAAAAGCCAGCAGAGGAGAAGATATCATCTCCAGAACATCATTCATCAGCCTTACTTTCAACTAGGTCTACAGAACAGCAGGCAGAGGAGGTGGAATCATCCG attCCAGCATCAGCAAGATTGCCACATCTGGACACGAGCAGCGAGACCGCTCGTGCTTGTTATCTCGCTGTTTTTGCTGCCTTAACAg ACAAGATGATCAGGTAGAGGAGCAGATTTCACTTACACAAAAGCCAGCAGAGGAGAAGATATCATCTCCAGAACATCAGTCATCAGCCTTACTTTCACCTAGGTATACAGAACAGCAGGAATATATGAAGGCATCCTCATCATCCGGTTTGTACCGTTATGTTCTTGTTACAGTACTTTGCAAATGCTTTTGCAGAGTAATTTGGTacagttttcaaaagtaccaaCGCTCAACGGTACCAGAAACTCTGTATTATATAGAGCAGTGCCTAATTGTATAG